In the genome of Ptychodera flava strain L36383 chromosome 13, AS_Pfla_20210202, whole genome shotgun sequence, one region contains:
- the LOC139147313 gene encoding steroid 17-alpha-hydroxylase/17,20 lyase-like isoform X3, producing MAKYAKKYGPIYSMKIGTRRVVVLNTMDMVKEALVDKANDFAGRMQTQSFDIISEGRNDIVFGEFSKFWQFRRKLGAKTIRKYASGPELERLFQKEALPRLLKAIEEKNEEPFQLKTLIMLTIVNIVGAMCFGKQYDLEDQEFQEIVKVTKNTLDNFGNGLMGDVMPILRHVPTPSVVMARRGVLKWLGIIQKHVDDHMDKFQNDNTNTQDLIDELLKSRTDEATISSGKAYRLDSTNLRQITSNLFGAGLHTTIATLNWCFAFMITHPDVKEKVRREVDEVIGQDRLPALTDRKNMPYCNAVINETLRIRSIAIIIPRCTTCDTAVGGFLLKKGTWVFCNTWKIHMDETVWSKPEEFRPERFLDKHGQLLHKPDNFIPFGMGRRMCLGETLAMNEMFLYLVSLIQRYSFSTPPDGTKPRMQELCEAFIIQCRPYKIVARRRRPLPNNESH from the exons ATGGCCAAATATGCGAAGAAATACGGACCAATATATTCGATGAAGATTGGGACACGGAGAGTTGTTGTATTGAATACCATGGACATGGTCAAAGAAGCGCTGGTTGACAAGGCAAACGACTTTGCTGGGAGAATGCAAACACAGTCAT TCGATATTATCAGCGAAGGAAGAAACGACATAGTTTTCGGTGAATTCAGCAAGTTTTGGCAGTTTCGTCGAAAACTTGGTGCAAAAACTATCAG GAAATATGCAAGTGGGCCTGAACTAGAGCGCTTGTTCCAGAAAGAAGCTTTACCAAGGCTATTGAAGGCAATTGAAGAAAAGAATGAAGAACCTTTTCAATTAAAAACGTTAATAATGCTTACGATCGTCAATATCGTCGGTGCGATGTGTTTTGGAAAGCA GTATGACCTGGAGGACCAAGAATTCCAAGAGATAGTCAAGGTTACCAAAAACACacttgataattttggaaatgGGCTAATGGGAGATGTTATGCCTATACTCCGTCATGTTCCCACGCCATCTGTAGTAATGGCAAGACGAGGTGTACTGAAATGGCTTGGTATCATCCAAAAACACGTTGATGATCACATGGACAAATTTCAAAACG ATAATACCAACACACAAGATTTAATTGACGAACTGTTGAAATCACGAACGGATGAAGCAACTATTAGTTCGGGGAAGGCATACCGTCTAGATAGTACCAACTTGCGTCAAATTACTTCGAATCTCTTCGGAG CTGGCCTTCATACCACGATTGCCACCCTGAATTGGTGTTTTGCCTTCATGATCACACACCCTGACGTAAAAGAGAAGGTACGGCGAGAAGTCGACGAGGTGATAGGCCAGGATCGGCTGCCAGCGTTGACAGATAGGAAGAACATGCCGTACTGTAATGCCGTAATCAATGAAACCCTAAGGATCAGGTCGATAGCAATTATAATTCCGAGATGTACTACTTGTGACACTGCAGTAG GCGGATTCCTACTTAAGAAAGGCACATGGGTCTTTTGTAACACATGGAAGATACACATGGACGAGACAGTGTGGTCGAAACCTGAGGAATTCCGTCCAG aacGTTTCTTGGACAAACACGGACAGCTACTCCACAAGCCAGATAATTTCATACCCTTTGGCATGGGACGCCGCATGTGTTTAGGGGAAACGCTGGCAATGAACGAGATGTTCTTGTATCTAGTCTCTTTAATTCAGCGGTACTCTTTCAGCACGCCTCCGGACGGCACGAAGCCAAGAATGCAAGAGCTGTGCGAAGCTTTTATAATTCAATGCCGTCCGTATAAAATCGTAGCAAGGAGAAGGCGCCCTCTCCCAAACAATGAATCACATTAA
- the LOC139147313 gene encoding steroid 17-alpha-hydroxylase/17,20 lyase-like isoform X1 translates to MSVISYLTKGTFSAFPGIALIVIAVIVFSALWGLRRPRGWPNGPVGLPFIGSAFELVRNPHLTMAKYAKKYGPIYSMKIGTRRVVVLNTMDMVKEALVDKANDFAGRMQTQSFDIISEGRNDIVFGEFSKFWQFRRKLGAKTIRKYASGPELERLFQKEALPRLLKAIEEKNEEPFQLKTLIMLTIVNIVGAMCFGKQYDLEDQEFQEIVKVTKNTLDNFGNGLMGDVMPILRHVPTPSVVMARRGVLKWLGIIQKHVDDHMDKFQNDNTNTQDLIDELLKSRTDEATISSGKAYRLDSTNLRQITSNLFGAGLHTTIATLNWCFAFMITHPDVKEKVRREVDEVIGQDRLPALTDRKNMPYCNAVINETLRIRSIAIIIPRCTTCDTAVGGFLLKKGTWVFCNTWKIHMDETVWSKPEEFRPERFLDKHGQLLHKPDNFIPFGMGRRMCLGETLAMNEMFLYLVSLIQRYSFSTPPDGTKPRMQELCEAFIIQCRPYKIVARRRRPLPNNESH, encoded by the exons ATGTCTGTGATTTCGTATCTGACGAAGGGAACATTCTCCGCTTTCCCTGGCATTGCCTTG aTTGTCATCGCTGTCATTGTGTTCTCTGCTCTATGGGGACTCCGTAGACCACGTGGATGGCCCAATGGACCAGTTGGACTGCCGTTCATTGGAAGTGCATTCG AGCTTGTCAGAAATCCACACCTAACAATGGCCAAATATGCGAAGAAATACGGACCAATATATTCGATGAAGATTGGGACACGGAGAGTTGTTGTATTGAATACCATGGACATGGTCAAAGAAGCGCTGGTTGACAAGGCAAACGACTTTGCTGGGAGAATGCAAACACAGTCAT TCGATATTATCAGCGAAGGAAGAAACGACATAGTTTTCGGTGAATTCAGCAAGTTTTGGCAGTTTCGTCGAAAACTTGGTGCAAAAACTATCAG GAAATATGCAAGTGGGCCTGAACTAGAGCGCTTGTTCCAGAAAGAAGCTTTACCAAGGCTATTGAAGGCAATTGAAGAAAAGAATGAAGAACCTTTTCAATTAAAAACGTTAATAATGCTTACGATCGTCAATATCGTCGGTGCGATGTGTTTTGGAAAGCA GTATGACCTGGAGGACCAAGAATTCCAAGAGATAGTCAAGGTTACCAAAAACACacttgataattttggaaatgGGCTAATGGGAGATGTTATGCCTATACTCCGTCATGTTCCCACGCCATCTGTAGTAATGGCAAGACGAGGTGTACTGAAATGGCTTGGTATCATCCAAAAACACGTTGATGATCACATGGACAAATTTCAAAACG ATAATACCAACACACAAGATTTAATTGACGAACTGTTGAAATCACGAACGGATGAAGCAACTATTAGTTCGGGGAAGGCATACCGTCTAGATAGTACCAACTTGCGTCAAATTACTTCGAATCTCTTCGGAG CTGGCCTTCATACCACGATTGCCACCCTGAATTGGTGTTTTGCCTTCATGATCACACACCCTGACGTAAAAGAGAAGGTACGGCGAGAAGTCGACGAGGTGATAGGCCAGGATCGGCTGCCAGCGTTGACAGATAGGAAGAACATGCCGTACTGTAATGCCGTAATCAATGAAACCCTAAGGATCAGGTCGATAGCAATTATAATTCCGAGATGTACTACTTGTGACACTGCAGTAG GCGGATTCCTACTTAAGAAAGGCACATGGGTCTTTTGTAACACATGGAAGATACACATGGACGAGACAGTGTGGTCGAAACCTGAGGAATTCCGTCCAG aacGTTTCTTGGACAAACACGGACAGCTACTCCACAAGCCAGATAATTTCATACCCTTTGGCATGGGACGCCGCATGTGTTTAGGGGAAACGCTGGCAATGAACGAGATGTTCTTGTATCTAGTCTCTTTAATTCAGCGGTACTCTTTCAGCACGCCTCCGGACGGCACGAAGCCAAGAATGCAAGAGCTGTGCGAAGCTTTTATAATTCAATGCCGTCCGTATAAAATCGTAGCAAGGAGAAGGCGCCCTCTCCCAAACAATGAATCACATTAA
- the LOC139147313 gene encoding cytochrome P450 1A1-like isoform X2, whose product MSVISYLTKGTFSAFPGIALIVIAVIVFSALWGLRRPRGWPNGPVGLPFIGSAFELVRNPHLTMAKYAKKYGPIYSMKIGTRRVVVLNTMDMVKEALVDKANDFAGRMQTQSFDIISEGRNDIVFGEFSKFWQFRRKLGAKTIRKYASGPELERLFQKEALPRLLKAIEEKNEEPFQLKTLIMLTIVNIVGAMCFGKQYDLEDQEFQEIVKVTKNTLDNFGNGLMGDVMPILRHVPTPSVVMARRGVLKWLGIIQKHVDDHMDKFQNDNTNTQDLIDELLKSRTDEATISSGKAYRLDSTNLRQITSNLFGEKVRREVDEVIGQDRLPALTDRKNMPYCNAVINETLRIRSIAIIIPRCTTCDTAVGGFLLKKGTWVFCNTWKIHMDETVWSKPEEFRPERFLDKHGQLLHKPDNFIPFGMGRRMCLGETLAMNEMFLYLVSLIQRYSFSTPPDGTKPRMQELCEAFIIQCRPYKIVARRRRPLPNNESH is encoded by the exons ATGTCTGTGATTTCGTATCTGACGAAGGGAACATTCTCCGCTTTCCCTGGCATTGCCTTG aTTGTCATCGCTGTCATTGTGTTCTCTGCTCTATGGGGACTCCGTAGACCACGTGGATGGCCCAATGGACCAGTTGGACTGCCGTTCATTGGAAGTGCATTCG AGCTTGTCAGAAATCCACACCTAACAATGGCCAAATATGCGAAGAAATACGGACCAATATATTCGATGAAGATTGGGACACGGAGAGTTGTTGTATTGAATACCATGGACATGGTCAAAGAAGCGCTGGTTGACAAGGCAAACGACTTTGCTGGGAGAATGCAAACACAGTCAT TCGATATTATCAGCGAAGGAAGAAACGACATAGTTTTCGGTGAATTCAGCAAGTTTTGGCAGTTTCGTCGAAAACTTGGTGCAAAAACTATCAG GAAATATGCAAGTGGGCCTGAACTAGAGCGCTTGTTCCAGAAAGAAGCTTTACCAAGGCTATTGAAGGCAATTGAAGAAAAGAATGAAGAACCTTTTCAATTAAAAACGTTAATAATGCTTACGATCGTCAATATCGTCGGTGCGATGTGTTTTGGAAAGCA GTATGACCTGGAGGACCAAGAATTCCAAGAGATAGTCAAGGTTACCAAAAACACacttgataattttggaaatgGGCTAATGGGAGATGTTATGCCTATACTCCGTCATGTTCCCACGCCATCTGTAGTAATGGCAAGACGAGGTGTACTGAAATGGCTTGGTATCATCCAAAAACACGTTGATGATCACATGGACAAATTTCAAAACG ATAATACCAACACACAAGATTTAATTGACGAACTGTTGAAATCACGAACGGATGAAGCAACTATTAGTTCGGGGAAGGCATACCGTCTAGATAGTACCAACTTGCGTCAAATTACTTCGAATCTCTTCGGAG AGAAGGTACGGCGAGAAGTCGACGAGGTGATAGGCCAGGATCGGCTGCCAGCGTTGACAGATAGGAAGAACATGCCGTACTGTAATGCCGTAATCAATGAAACCCTAAGGATCAGGTCGATAGCAATTATAATTCCGAGATGTACTACTTGTGACACTGCAGTAG GCGGATTCCTACTTAAGAAAGGCACATGGGTCTTTTGTAACACATGGAAGATACACATGGACGAGACAGTGTGGTCGAAACCTGAGGAATTCCGTCCAG aacGTTTCTTGGACAAACACGGACAGCTACTCCACAAGCCAGATAATTTCATACCCTTTGGCATGGGACGCCGCATGTGTTTAGGGGAAACGCTGGCAATGAACGAGATGTTCTTGTATCTAGTCTCTTTAATTCAGCGGTACTCTTTCAGCACGCCTCCGGACGGCACGAAGCCAAGAATGCAAGAGCTGTGCGAAGCTTTTATAATTCAATGCCGTCCGTATAAAATCGTAGCAAGGAGAAGGCGCCCTCTCCCAAACAATGAATCACATTAA